One Rhizobium sp. 9140 genomic region harbors:
- a CDS encoding carbonic anhydrase, giving the protein MTPDEALELLKAGNEAFLRNELVYPNRTETRRLELAKGQAPFCAYVSCSDSRVPPELLFGRGLGELFIIRNAGNTVDTVAMGSIEYAVAELGVPLVVVMGHESCGAVKAAMAVVESNARFPGQIDNMIEPIIPAVLEARGQTGDPTENAVRQNVRRVVRTLREESDPLLLTPLSDGRVKVVGAYYRLDTGVVEFFDQA; this is encoded by the coding sequence TTGACACCGGATGAAGCACTGGAGCTTCTGAAGGCGGGCAACGAGGCGTTCCTGCGAAACGAACTGGTGTACCCGAACCGGACCGAGACGCGTCGGCTGGAACTCGCCAAGGGGCAGGCGCCCTTCTGCGCCTATGTTTCCTGCTCCGACAGCCGCGTTCCTCCCGAACTGCTGTTCGGACGAGGCTTGGGAGAGCTGTTCATCATCCGTAATGCCGGCAATACGGTCGATACCGTCGCTATGGGATCGATCGAGTATGCCGTTGCCGAACTCGGCGTGCCTCTCGTCGTCGTCATGGGACACGAGAGCTGCGGTGCCGTGAAAGCGGCAATGGCCGTTGTGGAAAGCAATGCTCGCTTTCCCGGGCAGATCGACAACATGATCGAGCCCATCATTCCGGCCGTTCTTGAAGCCCGCGGGCAGACGGGCGACCCGACGGAGAATGCGGTGCGTCAGAATGTTCGCCGTGTCGTGCGCACCTTGCGGGAGGAAAGCGACCCGCTGCTGCTGACACCCTTGTCCGATGGCCGCGTCAAGGTCGTCGGTGCATACTATCGGCTCGACACCGGCGTCGTTGAATTCTTCGACCAGGCATGA
- a CDS encoding potassium-transporting ATPase subunit F has product MTFDYILSGGVTVFVTAYLAYALWRPERF; this is encoded by the coding sequence ATGACATTCGACTATATCCTCAGCGGCGGCGTGACCGTCTTCGTCACGGCCTACCTTGCCTACGCGCTCTGGCGACCGGAGCGCTTCTAG
- the kdpB gene encoding potassium-transporting ATPase subunit KdpB: protein MSKPTSASILDARILVPAIGGAFRKLDPRTLAKNPVMFVVAVVSLLTTVLFFKDLATGAEGLGFSFQIILWLWFTVLFANFAEAVAEGRGKAQAESLRRTRSETQAKLLVSADSRAWKDVPGASLKVNDIVLVEAGDIIPSDGEIVEGIASVNEAAITGESAPVIRESGGDRSAVTGGTQVLSDWIKVRITAAAGSTFIDRMIALVEGAERQKTPNEIALNILLAAMTLIFVMATATIPAFASYAGGSIPIVVLVALFVTLIPTTIGALLSAIGIAGMDRLVRFNVLAMSGRAVEAAGDIDTLLLDKTGTITLGNRQATEFHPVKGVTQQDLADASQLASLADETPEGRSVVVLAKEKYGIRARDMKDLNATFVPFTAQSRMSGVDLEGTSIRKGAVDSVLAYLQRHAVSGGSASMDAVAREGQAIADSISKAGGTPLAVARDGKLLGIIHLKDIVKGGIRERFAELRRMGIRTVMITGDNPMTAAAIAAEAGVDDFLAQATPENKLQLIRDEQAKGKLVAMCGDGTNDAPALAQADVGVAMNTGTVAAREAGNMVDLDSDPTKLIEIVEIGKQLLMTRGSLTTFSIANDVAKYFAIIPAMFVALYPQLDALNVMGLATPQSAILSAIIFNALIIIALIPLALKGVAYKAIGAGPLLRRNLLIYGLGGLVVPFVGIKLIDMIVSALNLA from the coding sequence ATGAGCAAACCCACATCCGCGAGCATTCTCGATGCCCGCATCCTCGTGCCGGCCATTGGCGGCGCGTTTCGGAAACTCGACCCGCGAACCTTGGCCAAGAACCCGGTCATGTTCGTGGTTGCCGTCGTTTCCCTGCTGACCACCGTCCTCTTTTTCAAAGACCTTGCGACAGGCGCCGAAGGGCTGGGCTTCTCGTTCCAGATCATTCTGTGGCTCTGGTTCACCGTCCTTTTTGCCAATTTTGCAGAGGCCGTGGCCGAGGGTCGCGGCAAGGCCCAAGCCGAATCTCTGCGCCGCACGCGTTCCGAAACCCAGGCAAAACTGCTGGTCTCTGCCGACAGCCGCGCGTGGAAGGATGTCCCCGGCGCGTCGCTCAAGGTCAACGACATCGTGCTGGTGGAGGCAGGCGACATCATCCCGTCCGATGGTGAAATCGTCGAGGGCATCGCCTCCGTCAATGAAGCGGCGATCACCGGCGAATCCGCCCCCGTCATCCGCGAGTCCGGTGGCGACCGTTCGGCCGTCACGGGCGGCACGCAGGTTCTGTCCGACTGGATCAAGGTGCGCATCACCGCCGCTGCCGGCTCCACCTTCATCGACCGCATGATCGCGCTGGTCGAGGGCGCGGAACGCCAGAAGACGCCGAACGAGATCGCCCTCAACATCCTGCTGGCCGCGATGACGCTCATCTTCGTGATGGCGACGGCGACCATTCCGGCGTTTGCCAGCTATGCCGGCGGCTCCATTCCCATCGTCGTGCTGGTGGCGCTGTTCGTCACGCTCATCCCCACCACCATCGGCGCGCTTCTCTCCGCCATCGGCATTGCGGGCATGGACCGTCTGGTGCGCTTCAACGTGCTGGCCATGTCCGGCCGTGCGGTGGAGGCGGCCGGCGACATCGATACGCTGCTGCTCGACAAGACGGGAACGATCACGCTCGGCAACCGTCAGGCAACCGAGTTCCACCCCGTCAAAGGCGTGACGCAACAGGATCTCGCCGATGCGTCGCAGCTCGCGTCGCTGGCCGACGAAACGCCCGAGGGCCGGTCCGTCGTCGTGCTGGCGAAGGAAAAATACGGGATTCGCGCGCGCGACATGAAGGACCTCAACGCGACGTTCGTCCCCTTCACCGCGCAGAGCCGGATGTCCGGCGTCGACCTTGAAGGGACCTCGATCCGCAAGGGCGCGGTGGATTCCGTGCTCGCATATCTGCAACGGCATGCCGTGTCCGGTGGCAGCGCGTCAATGGACGCCGTTGCGCGGGAAGGTCAGGCAATCGCGGATTCCATCTCGAAAGCGGGCGGTACGCCGCTTGCCGTCGCGCGCGACGGGAAACTGCTTGGCATCATCCACCTGAAAGACATCGTGAAAGGCGGCATCCGCGAGCGGTTCGCGGAGCTTCGCCGCATGGGCATCCGCACCGTCATGATCACCGGCGACAACCCGATGACGGCCGCGGCCATCGCTGCGGAAGCCGGCGTCGACGACTTCCTGGCGCAGGCAACGCCGGAGAACAAGCTGCAGCTGATCCGCGACGAGCAGGCGAAGGGCAAGCTGGTCGCCATGTGCGGCGACGGAACCAATGATGCGCCGGCGCTGGCGCAGGCGGATGTCGGCGTCGCCATGAACACCGGCACGGTCGCCGCGCGCGAAGCGGGCAACATGGTGGATCTCGACAGCGACCCGACCAAGCTTATCGAGATCGTGGAAATCGGCAAGCAATTGCTCATGACGCGGGGATCGCTGACCACCTTCTCGATCGCAAACGACGTGGCCAAGTATTTCGCGATCATCCCGGCGATGTTCGTCGCGCTCTACCCCCAGCTGGATGCCCTGAACGTCATGGGCCTTGCCACCCCGCAGAGCGCGATCCTGTCGGCGATCATCTTCAATGCCCTGATCATCATCGCGCTGATCCCGCTGGCACTGAAAGGCGTCGCCTACAAAGCGATCGGTGCCGGGCCGCTGCTGCGCCGGAACCTGCTGATCTACGGCCTCGGCGGCCTCGTTGTGCCGTTCGTCGGCATCAAGCTCATCGACATGATCGTGTCGGCCCTCAACCTCGCATGA
- the kdpA gene encoding potassium-transporting ATPase subunit KdpA, translating into MIQAILFVIMIIGGTALLSWPLGRYITWAMDPGAGQGKPNLFTSTFQAIGGSATRQTQDWKRYVFSLLGFNVVMFVACFALLALQQYLPLNPDGKGALEGTLIFNTTSSFVANTNLQHYSGEVAMSYLSQLAALMWLQFVSAAVGLAALAALARGLAGRKLGNFFVDVQSAMFLVLLPLALVVAILLLFTGVPMTFQGSAVATTLEGVQQTIARGPVAAFVAIKQLGTNGGGFFGPNSTHPLENPTFWSNVLQTISIIIIPMGCVWMFGRIIGRMKHAAVLFTVMLVLMGARVTGAIGFEAAPTRAFASLPITQDVGNLEGKELRFGAAAGPVWSVVTTSTSNGSVDAMHDSLNPLTGLMPMIGMWLNEDFGGVGVGMINMFLYIVVAVFIAGMMIGRTPEFLGWRIEAKEVKFAMMGLLSHGFFILVGTAIFAVTPWGAATLNNIGPHGFSEILYEFSSAAANNGSGFEGLGDNTAAWNIATGIVMLLARFIPIILPLAIVGSLSTKRRATESSGTLSVENGTFAGMLTVTVVIVGALTFFPAATLGPIAEHVMFMK; encoded by the coding sequence ATGATACAAGCAATCCTCTTCGTAATCATGATCATCGGGGGCACCGCGCTGCTCTCGTGGCCGCTCGGCCGCTACATCACCTGGGCGATGGACCCGGGTGCCGGCCAGGGGAAACCAAACCTCTTCACCTCGACATTCCAGGCGATCGGCGGATCGGCAACGCGGCAGACGCAGGACTGGAAGCGCTACGTCTTCTCCCTGCTCGGCTTCAACGTCGTCATGTTCGTCGCCTGCTTCGCGCTTCTGGCACTTCAGCAATACCTGCCGCTCAACCCCGACGGCAAAGGCGCGCTTGAGGGCACGCTGATCTTCAACACGACAAGTTCCTTCGTCGCCAATACCAACCTTCAGCACTATTCGGGCGAAGTCGCGATGAGCTACCTGTCGCAGCTGGCGGCGCTGATGTGGCTTCAGTTCGTCTCAGCAGCCGTCGGCCTTGCAGCGCTCGCAGCGCTGGCCCGCGGGCTTGCCGGACGCAAGCTCGGCAATTTTTTCGTCGATGTCCAGAGCGCGATGTTTCTCGTGCTCCTGCCGCTCGCTCTGGTCGTTGCCATCTTGCTCCTCTTCACGGGCGTGCCCATGACGTTCCAGGGCTCGGCGGTCGCGACCACGCTGGAGGGCGTGCAGCAGACGATCGCGCGCGGGCCTGTCGCCGCTTTCGTCGCGATCAAGCAGCTCGGCACCAATGGCGGCGGCTTCTTCGGGCCGAACAGCACGCATCCGCTTGAGAACCCGACCTTCTGGTCGAATGTTCTGCAGACCATCTCGATCATCATCATTCCCATGGGCTGCGTCTGGATGTTCGGCCGCATCATCGGGCGGATGAAACATGCCGCCGTGCTCTTCACGGTGATGCTCGTCCTCATGGGAGCCCGCGTCACCGGAGCGATCGGCTTTGAAGCCGCGCCGACCCGCGCCTTCGCATCTCTGCCGATCACGCAGGACGTCGGCAATCTCGAAGGCAAGGAGTTGCGGTTCGGTGCAGCGGCGGGGCCTGTCTGGTCGGTCGTCACCACCTCCACCAGCAACGGCTCCGTCGATGCCATGCATGACAGCCTCAACCCGCTGACAGGCCTGATGCCGATGATCGGCATGTGGCTGAACGAGGATTTCGGCGGCGTCGGCGTCGGCATGATCAACATGTTTCTCTACATCGTCGTCGCCGTCTTCATCGCGGGCATGATGATTGGCCGCACGCCGGAATTTCTTGGCTGGCGCATCGAGGCGAAGGAAGTGAAGTTCGCCATGATGGGCCTTCTCAGCCACGGCTTCTTCATTCTCGTGGGCACGGCGATCTTTGCGGTGACGCCATGGGGTGCGGCGACGCTCAACAATATCGGCCCGCACGGCTTCAGCGAAATCCTCTACGAGTTCTCCTCGGCCGCCGCCAATAACGGCTCCGGCTTCGAGGGGCTGGGCGACAACACGGCCGCCTGGAACATCGCCACCGGTATCGTCATGCTGCTTGCGCGCTTCATCCCGATCATCCTGCCGCTCGCCATCGTCGGTTCGCTCTCCACCAAGCGTCGCGCAACCGAGTCCAGCGGAACGCTGTCGGTCGAAAACGGCACCTTCGCCGGCATGCTGACCGTCACCGTCGTTATCGTCGGCGCGCTGACGTTCTTCCCCGCCGCCACACTCGGCCCGATCGCCGAACACGTCATGTTCATGAAGTGA
- a CDS encoding potassium-transporting ATPase subunit C, which yields METLLSSLRIAVATMVICVGGYTGVVWAVGQAAAPDLADGSLITAPDGKVIGSRQVAQAFTRPQYFWPRPSAVSYNAAGAGGSNKSPTSTDLTDRAKETAAAYGATPENLLPAELAAASGAGLDPHITERAARYQAERIARARNVSLDRVNQLIDRSAFSPGGVLTPDRLVNVLEMNLALDNAAAP from the coding sequence ATGGAAACCCTTCTCTCCAGTCTCCGCATCGCCGTTGCGACGATGGTCATCTGCGTCGGAGGCTATACCGGCGTCGTCTGGGCCGTCGGTCAGGCGGCCGCTCCCGACCTCGCCGACGGCTCGCTGATCACGGCGCCCGACGGCAAGGTCATCGGCAGCCGGCAGGTTGCGCAGGCCTTCACCCGGCCGCAGTATTTCTGGCCGCGTCCGTCTGCCGTGAGTTACAATGCGGCTGGCGCCGGTGGCTCGAACAAGTCGCCGACAAGCACAGACCTGACAGACCGCGCGAAGGAAACAGCCGCCGCCTATGGAGCGACGCCTGAGAACCTCCTCCCTGCAGAACTGGCCGCCGCTTCGGGTGCGGGTCTCGACCCTCATATCACCGAGCGCGCCGCCCGCTATCAGGCCGAGCGTATCGCGCGGGCGCGCAACGTGTCGCTCGACAGAGTCAACCAGCTCATCGATCGCAGCGCGTTCTCACCGGGCGGCGTGCTCACGCCGGACAGGCTGGTGAACGTGCTGGAGATGAACCTTGCGCTGGACAACGCCGCAGCGCCCTGA
- a CDS encoding sensor histidine kinase, which yields MANDKHGRQERRPSPEALLARAEREDRGKLKIFLGAAPGVGKTYEMLISARARHADGTDVVIGVVETHGRKETEALVHGLETVARTSIDYKGQVLDEMDIDAILERRPALALVDELAHTNAPGSRHPKRYLDVLELLANGIDVYTTLNIQHVESLNDIVAQITRIRVRETVPDSIIDRADDIEIIDITPQDLIKRMQDGKVYVPKTARRAIENYFSPGNLTALRELALRRTAQRVDDQLLNHMQAHAISGPWAAGERILVCLDHGRNGATLVRYARRQADRLRAPWTVIHMETARSAYLADADKDRLAACMRLAEQLGAETVTLPASNVSRELIAYAGANNVNHLIVGTSDRPRWREWFEGSITHDLIRNAGAISVHVMSGSGEEVAPRGVRTAKAANRIKPKDYLFSLAFVSMAVVIGILLDQTLNVQNLALVFLMGVLASAVRGGLGPGLFASFLGATAFNFFFLEPRYTLTIRDPESVVALLFFLGTALVASNLAAAVQRQATAARQRARTTEDLYLFSRKLAGTGTLDDVLWATAFQIASMLKVRVVILLPEDGTIAVRAGYPPDDTLVDADIAAARWAWEHDRPAGRAADTLPGAKRLYLPLRTGRGAIGVVGLDNDRQGPLLNSDQQRLFDALADQAALAIERIQLVADIDRARLAAETDRLRTALLTSISHDLKTPLAAILGSAGTIKDFGAGLSEDAKDDLLTTVIEESERLNRFIANLLDMTRIGSGALTLNTAPHFVGDIVGSALARATKITADHRVETAIPDDLPMVKVDPVLLEQVLFNLIDNAARYAPDGTTIRIEADGDAGLVRLRVTDEGPGVPPGDLERIFDSFYRVSKTDHVTAGTGLGLSICRGFIEAMGGSITAENRLDDAGALFQISLPKAPASKGTTA from the coding sequence ATGGCCAACGACAAGCACGGCAGACAGGAACGGCGACCGTCCCCGGAGGCGCTCCTTGCTCGGGCCGAGCGGGAAGACCGCGGCAAGCTGAAGATCTTCCTTGGCGCGGCACCCGGCGTCGGCAAGACCTACGAGATGCTGATATCGGCCCGCGCCCGACACGCCGACGGGACCGATGTCGTCATCGGCGTCGTGGAAACGCATGGGCGCAAGGAGACGGAAGCGCTGGTCCACGGGCTGGAGACCGTCGCGCGGACGTCCATCGACTACAAAGGACAGGTGCTGGACGAGATGGACATCGATGCCATCCTCGAACGGCGTCCGGCCCTCGCGCTGGTTGACGAGCTGGCGCACACCAACGCTCCCGGAAGCCGCCATCCGAAGCGATATCTCGACGTGCTGGAGTTGCTGGCGAATGGCATCGACGTCTATACCACGCTCAACATCCAGCACGTCGAGAGCCTCAACGACATCGTCGCGCAGATCACCCGTATCCGGGTGCGCGAGACCGTCCCCGACAGCATCATCGATCGCGCCGATGACATCGAGATCATCGACATCACGCCGCAGGATCTCATCAAGCGGATGCAGGACGGCAAGGTTTACGTTCCCAAAACCGCGCGGCGCGCCATCGAGAACTACTTCTCGCCGGGAAACCTGACCGCCCTGCGCGAGCTCGCCCTCAGACGCACGGCGCAGCGGGTGGACGACCAGCTTCTCAACCACATGCAGGCCCATGCGATCTCCGGCCCCTGGGCCGCGGGCGAACGCATTCTCGTCTGCCTCGATCACGGACGCAACGGGGCAACGCTGGTTCGCTATGCCCGGCGGCAGGCTGACAGGCTGCGGGCGCCCTGGACGGTCATCCACATGGAAACCGCCCGCTCGGCCTATCTGGCCGACGCGGACAAGGACCGTCTGGCGGCCTGCATGCGGCTGGCCGAGCAACTGGGGGCGGAAACCGTGACGCTTCCCGCTTCGAACGTCTCCCGCGAGCTCATCGCCTATGCCGGCGCCAACAACGTCAACCACCTCATCGTCGGCACGTCCGACAGGCCGCGCTGGCGGGAATGGTTCGAGGGATCGATCACCCACGATCTGATCCGCAACGCGGGCGCCATCAGCGTGCACGTCATGTCGGGCAGCGGCGAAGAGGTTGCACCGAGAGGCGTGCGCACGGCGAAGGCTGCAAACAGGATAAAGCCGAAAGACTACCTGTTCAGTCTGGCCTTCGTCTCCATGGCCGTGGTGATCGGCATCCTGCTCGACCAGACGCTCAACGTGCAGAATCTGGCGCTTGTGTTCCTGATGGGCGTTCTTGCCTCCGCCGTCAGGGGCGGGCTCGGCCCCGGCCTCTTCGCGTCTTTCCTGGGTGCGACCGCCTTCAACTTCTTCTTTCTCGAACCACGCTATACGCTGACGATCCGCGATCCCGAAAGCGTCGTCGCTTTGCTCTTCTTTCTCGGGACCGCGCTCGTGGCGAGCAATCTGGCAGCCGCCGTTCAAAGGCAGGCGACGGCGGCGCGACAGCGCGCGCGCACCACGGAGGACCTTTACCTGTTCTCGCGGAAACTCGCCGGTACCGGCACGCTCGACGACGTCCTCTGGGCGACGGCCTTCCAGATCGCCTCGATGCTGAAGGTCCGCGTCGTCATCCTGCTGCCCGAGGACGGCACGATCGCCGTCAGAGCCGGTTATCCGCCTGACGATACGCTCGTGGATGCCGACATCGCGGCCGCGCGATGGGCCTGGGAGCACGATCGGCCAGCAGGCCGCGCGGCCGATACGCTCCCCGGCGCCAAAAGGCTTTATCTGCCCCTTAGGACGGGCCGCGGTGCCATCGGCGTGGTCGGCCTCGACAACGACAGACAGGGGCCGCTCCTCAATTCCGATCAGCAGCGTCTGTTCGATGCGCTTGCCGACCAGGCAGCGCTCGCCATCGAGCGTATCCAGCTCGTGGCGGACATCGACAGGGCACGGCTCGCCGCCGAAACAGACCGTTTGAGAACGGCGCTTCTGACCTCCATTTCGCATGATCTGAAGACGCCGCTGGCCGCCATTCTCGGATCGGCCGGGACGATCAAGGACTTCGGTGCCGGTCTGTCGGAAGACGCCAAGGACGACCTGTTGACGACGGTGATCGAGGAGTCGGAGCGGCTAAACCGTTTCATCGCGAACCTGCTCGACATGACCCGCATCGGGTCCGGCGCGCTGACACTGAATACCGCGCCGCACTTCGTCGGCGACATCGTCGGCTCGGCTCTTGCGCGCGCAACAAAGATCACGGCGGACCACCGTGTGGAGACGGCGATCCCCGACGATCTTCCCATGGTCAAGGTCGACCCGGTTCTGCTGGAACAGGTTCTCTTCAACCTGATCGACAACGCCGCCAGATACGCGCCGGACGGCACGACGATACGGATAGAGGCGGATGGCGACGCCGGCCTCGTGCGCCTTCGCGTCACCGACGAGGGGCCGGGCGTACCGCCGGGCGATCTGGAGCGGATTTTCGACAGCTTCTACCGTGTCAGCAAGACTGACCATGTCACAGCCGGCACAGGCCTCGGCCTGTCGATCTGCCGGGGGTTCATCGAGGCGATGGGCGGCAGCATCACGGCCGAGAACAGACTGGACGACGCGGGTGCCCTGTTCCAGATCTCACTGCCGAAAGCGCCTGCATCGAAGGGAACGACAGCATGA
- a CDS encoding response regulator transcription factor, which produces MTHATVKILVVDDEPPIRKLLDVGLSSQGFAISGAPNARSAIEMAQADGPDLVLLDLGLPDMSGHELLARWRSENVPFPVIILSSRTDETGIVQALELGADDYVTKPFGMNELVARIRVALRHRFQSQGEAPVFEAGDLSVDLVKRIVKVRGNEVKMTPKEYDILRLLVQHSGRVLTHRFILEKVWGEMNDVQYLRVYVRQLRQKIEESPDQPRYILTETGVGYRLAEIVGMSESRSTTGPKTMP; this is translated from the coding sequence ATGACCCATGCCACCGTCAAGATCCTCGTCGTGGACGACGAGCCGCCGATCCGCAAGCTGCTCGATGTCGGTCTGTCGTCTCAGGGATTTGCGATCAGCGGAGCGCCGAATGCCCGCTCCGCGATCGAGATGGCGCAAGCGGATGGTCCCGATCTCGTCCTGCTCGATCTCGGTCTTCCCGACATGAGCGGGCATGAACTCTTGGCCCGATGGCGCTCGGAGAACGTCCCGTTTCCCGTCATCATCCTGTCGAGCCGCACGGACGAAACCGGCATCGTTCAGGCACTCGAACTGGGTGCCGACGACTATGTCACCAAACCGTTCGGAATGAACGAACTCGTCGCGCGCATTCGCGTGGCCCTGCGCCATCGTTTCCAGAGCCAGGGCGAGGCCCCTGTCTTCGAAGCGGGCGACCTGTCGGTCGATCTCGTGAAACGCATCGTGAAGGTTCGCGGAAACGAAGTGAAGATGACGCCCAAGGAGTACGATATTCTGCGGCTGCTGGTGCAGCACTCTGGCCGCGTTCTGACACATCGTTTCATCCTCGAGAAGGTTTGGGGCGAGATGAACGATGTGCAGTACCTACGGGTGTACGTCCGCCAGCTCCGGCAGAAGATAGAAGAAAGCCCCGATCAGCCCCGATACATTCTCACCGAAACCGGCGTCGGCTACAGGCTTGCGGAGATCGTCGGCATGTCGGAGAGCCGATCGACGACAGGCCCAAAGACCATGCCATGA
- the rfbA gene encoding glucose-1-phosphate thymidylyltransferase RfbA produces MKGIILAGGSGTRLHPMTLVTSKQLMPIYDKPMIYYPLSTLMLAGIKDILIISTPVDLPNFRRLLGDGSKWGLKLTYAEQPSPGGLAQAYLIGADFIGSSPSCLILGDNIFYGHGITDLFARARKRRTGATVFAYYVNDPERYGVVDFDAGMKAVSIEEKPLVPRSNWAVTGLYFYDSSVVEIAANLEPSPRGELEITDVNRVYLERGQLNVELMGRGYAWLDTGTPDSQLDAGEFVAILERRQGFKISCPEEIAFQKGFISSEQLLQLARELGKGAYGQYLLKQALQPSNVVPFPIAN; encoded by the coding sequence ATGAAGGGTATTATTCTGGCAGGCGGCAGCGGTACGCGCCTGCATCCGATGACGCTGGTCACATCCAAGCAGCTGATGCCGATCTACGACAAGCCGATGATCTACTATCCGCTGTCGACGTTGATGCTGGCCGGCATCAAGGACATCCTGATCATCTCGACCCCGGTGGACCTGCCGAACTTTCGGCGCCTTCTCGGTGACGGCAGCAAGTGGGGACTGAAGCTCACCTATGCCGAGCAGCCGTCTCCGGGCGGCCTCGCGCAGGCCTATCTTATCGGCGCCGACTTCATCGGCTCCAGCCCCTCCTGCCTGATTCTGGGCGACAACATCTTCTACGGTCACGGCATCACGGACCTCTTCGCACGCGCGAGGAAACGCAGGACAGGGGCGACCGTGTTCGCCTATTACGTCAACGATCCCGAACGCTACGGGGTGGTGGATTTCGATGCCGGCATGAAGGCCGTTTCGATAGAGGAGAAGCCTCTCGTTCCCCGGTCGAACTGGGCCGTGACGGGCCTCTACTTCTACGACAGCAGCGTCGTGGAGATCGCCGCGAACCTCGAACCCTCGCCGCGCGGGGAACTGGAGATCACCGACGTCAATCGCGTCTATCTGGAACGCGGCCAGCTGAATGTGGAACTGATGGGGCGCGGCTATGCATGGCTCGACACCGGGACCCCGGACAGCCAGCTCGACGCTGGAGAATTCGTCGCCATTCTCGAGCGCCGGCAGGGCTTCAAGATCTCCTGCCCGGAAGAAATCGCCTTCCAGAAGGGCTTCATTTCGAGCGAACAGCTTCTTCAGCTGGCACGCGAACTCGGCAAAGGCGCATACGGGCAATATCTGTTGAAACAGGCCCTGCAACCTTCCAATGTCGTGCCGTTTCCGATTGCGAATTAG
- the rfbD gene encoding dTDP-4-dehydrorhamnose reductase: protein MTRPRRRIVVTGRHGQVVSALLDRAAVHADLDIIPLGRPELDLADSGSIGPSLSAARPEIIVSAAAYTSIEQAEADEGLATLVNQTSAGVLGHVAAALGVPIIHLSTACVFDGTRSGAYAETDPVGPLSVYGRSKLGGERAIAYATADHVILRTAWVFSPFGSNFLKTMLRIAEGRDCVNVIADEFGTPTSAFDIADAIVSVARNLLASDEPGLRGTFHMSGSGQTSWAGFAEEIFRASRARGGPFAAVNPIPSHTYSSAVERPANAELDCRKLKAMHGVAMSGWRPATERVIERLFDTMKEATPMKERQS, encoded by the coding sequence ATGACACGGCCACGCCGCCGCATCGTCGTTACAGGACGACACGGACAGGTCGTCAGCGCGCTCCTCGATCGCGCCGCCGTCCATGCCGATCTCGACATCATTCCCCTTGGGCGGCCGGAGCTGGACCTGGCGGATAGCGGGTCGATCGGCCCGTCCTTGTCGGCAGCAAGGCCGGAGATCATCGTTTCTGCGGCAGCCTATACCTCCATCGAACAGGCCGAAGCCGACGAAGGGCTCGCAACCCTTGTCAACCAGACGTCTGCCGGGGTTCTCGGGCATGTGGCCGCCGCACTCGGCGTCCCGATCATCCACCTCTCGACCGCCTGCGTCTTCGACGGCACGAGGTCGGGAGCCTATGCGGAGACAGACCCCGTGGGGCCTCTCAGCGTCTACGGCCGATCCAAGCTCGGCGGCGAGCGGGCTATCGCATATGCGACCGCTGATCATGTAATCCTGCGCACCGCCTGGGTGTTCAGCCCCTTCGGCTCGAACTTCCTGAAGACGATGCTGCGGATTGCCGAGGGGCGCGACTGCGTCAATGTCATCGCCGACGAGTTCGGCACGCCCACATCCGCCTTCGACATCGCCGACGCCATCGTGTCGGTCGCGCGGAACCTTCTGGCGAGCGACGAGCCGGGCCTGCGCGGCACGTTCCACATGAGCGGTAGCGGGCAAACGAGCTGGGCCGGCTTCGCCGAGGAGATCTTCCGCGCGTCCAGGGCGCGGGGAGGTCCGTTCGCCGCCGTCAACCCCATTCCCTCGCACACCTATTCGAGCGCCGTCGAGCGACCGGCGAATGCGGAGCTCGACTGTCGCAAGCTGAAGGCCATGCACGGCGTCGCCATGTCGGGCTGGCGACCCGCGACGGAACGGGTGATCGAACGACTTTTCGACACGATGAAAGAGGCAACGCCGATGAAGGAGAGGCAATCATGA